The genomic window CGGCGCACGAATATCGCGGCGTCGCCGTGCCGCCGCAGTATCTCGGCGGCATGAGCCAGCTTGCGCGCAACATGAAGCGCGCGGCCGAGCAGGAGGCGGCGCTGCGTGGTTGACGGGGGCGTGGTTGAGGGGGGCGTGGCCAAGGCGGGCGCGACAGAGGGGTCGCTCGCCGGGCTCCACGCCGTCGTCACCGGCGGCGGTTCGGGCATCGGTGCCGCCATCGCGCGCGCGCTGGCTGGGGATGGCGTTCGCCTCACGCTCGTCGGTCGGCGCCGCGACGCGCTGGAACAGGTCGCCGCGACGCTGCCGCACGCCATAGCCGCGCCCGCCGACATCACGGATCGCGCGCAGGTGGACGCCGCCTTTGCCGCCGGCCGCGCCGCGCATGGCCCGATCGCGATTCTCGTCAACAATGCCGGCACCGCGCCCGCCGCGCCCTTCGCGAAGGTCACCGCCGACGCCTGGCGCCAGGTGATGGCGATCAACCTCGACGCGCTGTTCCACTGCTGCCAGGCCGCGTTGCCCGATCTCAGGGAGGCGGCCGCCGGGCGCATCGTCACCGTGGCCTCCACGGCGGGGGTGAAGGGCTATGCCTATACCGCGCCCTATGTCGCCTCCAAACATGGCGCGATCGGATTGATGCGCGCGCTGGCGGTCGAACTCGCGGGCACCAGCGTCACCGCCAACGCCGTCTGCCCCGGCTTCACCGACACCGATATCGTCGCAGACGCCGTGGCGAACATCCGCAGCAAGACCGGCCGGAGCGTGGAAGAAGCCGAGGCCGAACTGGTCCGGTTCAATCCGCAGAAGCGGCTGATCGCGCCGCAGGAGGTCGCCGATGCGGTCGTCTGGCTCTGCCGCCCGGCCGCCAGATCGATCACTGGCCAGGCCCTGATGGTCGCCGGCGGAGAGGTGATGTGACGGACGCGCTCGACATCCGGGAAAAGCATGACGGCGCGCTCGATGATCGCAGCAACGTGCGCCTCTGGCTGCGCCTGCTCACCTGCACCACGGTTATCGAGAAGCGGATAAAGCGCCGGTTTTCGGACAATTACGACATCACTCTGCCGCGTTTCGACGTGATGGCCGCGCTTGATCGTAATCCGGAAGGCATGACGATGGGACAGCTGTCGCAGGCGCTGCTCGTCTCCAGCGGCAATGTGACGGGCGTGGTCCAGGCGCTGATCCGCGACGGTTACGTCACCAACGCGCCCTCGCCCACGGACGGCCGCGCCTCGATCGTCCGCCTCACCCCCACCGGCCGCGACTGTTTCGCCGGCCTCGCCGACGCGCATCACGACTGGATCGACGCGATGCTCGCCGGCCTCACCAATGACGAGCGCCGCGCGCTGTTCGACCTGCTCGGCGTGCTCAAGCGCTCGCTCGCCAGCGATACAGGAGAGGAAGCATGAACCCCGAAACCTTCACGCCCCGGCATTTCGGCTGGAGCTTCGCCGATGGCGTCGCCACCGTCACGCTCAACCGTCCCGAGCGGAAGAACCCGCTGACCTTTGAAAGCTATGCCGAGCTGCGCGATACCTTTCGCAACCTCGTCTATGCCTCGGCGGTCAAGGTGGTGGTGATCACCGGCGCGGGCGGCAATTTCTCCTCGGGCGGCGACGTGCACGAGATCATCGGGCCGCTCACCGAAATGGCGACGCCCGAACTGCTCGCCTTCACCCGCATGACCGGCGATCTCGTCAAGGCGATGCGCCTTTGCCCGCAGCCGATCGTCGCCGCGCTTGACGGCATTTGCGTCGGGGCCGGCGCGATCATCGCCATGGCATCCGACATTCGCCTCGCCACGCCCACCACCAAGACCGCCTTTCTCTTCACGCGCGTCGGCCTCGCCGGCTGCGACATGGGCGCCTGCGCGATCCTGCCGCGGATCATCGGCCAGGGCCGCGCCAGCGAACTCCTCTACTCGGGTCGCATGATGCTGGCCGAGGAAGGCGAGCGCTGGGGCTTCCACAACCGTCTGGTCGCGTCGGAAACGCTGCTCGCCGAGGCGCAGGGCCTCGCGCGCGATCTCGCCAGCGGGCCGACCTTCGCGCATGGCATCACCAAGACGCAGCTCAACACCGAATGGGCGGTCAGCCTCGAAACCGCGATCGAGATGGAGGCGCAGGCGCAGGCTATCTGCATGACCACCAAGGATTTCCGCCGCGCCTTCGAGGCGTTCGCCGCCAAGCGCACGCCGGTGTTCGAAGGCGACTGATGGCCGATCGCAGCTTTCTCGACTGGCCGTTCCTCGACGACGGCCATCGCGCGCTCGCCGCCGCGCTGGAGGAATGGTGCCTCGCCAACCTCCATCATGCGCACGGCC from Sphingomonas sp. OV641 includes these protein-coding regions:
- a CDS encoding SDR family NAD(P)-dependent oxidoreductase; translated protein: MVDGGVVEGGVAKAGATEGSLAGLHAVVTGGGSGIGAAIARALAGDGVRLTLVGRRRDALEQVAATLPHAIAAPADITDRAQVDAAFAAGRAAHGPIAILVNNAGTAPAAPFAKVTADAWRQVMAINLDALFHCCQAALPDLREAAAGRIVTVASTAGVKGYAYTAPYVASKHGAIGLMRALAVELAGTSVTANAVCPGFTDTDIVADAVANIRSKTGRSVEEAEAELVRFNPQKRLIAPQEVADAVVWLCRPAARSITGQALMVAGGEVM
- a CDS encoding MarR family winged helix-turn-helix transcriptional regulator, coding for MTDALDIREKHDGALDDRSNVRLWLRLLTCTTVIEKRIKRRFSDNYDITLPRFDVMAALDRNPEGMTMGQLSQALLVSSGNVTGVVQALIRDGYVTNAPSPTDGRASIVRLTPTGRDCFAGLADAHHDWIDAMLAGLTNDERRALFDLLGVLKRSLASDTGEEA
- a CDS encoding enoyl-CoA hydratase family protein — translated: MNPETFTPRHFGWSFADGVATVTLNRPERKNPLTFESYAELRDTFRNLVYASAVKVVVITGAGGNFSSGGDVHEIIGPLTEMATPELLAFTRMTGDLVKAMRLCPQPIVAALDGICVGAGAIIAMASDIRLATPTTKTAFLFTRVGLAGCDMGACAILPRIIGQGRASELLYSGRMMLAEEGERWGFHNRLVASETLLAEAQGLARDLASGPTFAHGITKTQLNTEWAVSLETAIEMEAQAQAICMTTKDFRRAFEAFAAKRTPVFEGD